In Candidatus Defluviibacterium haderslevense, the following are encoded in one genomic region:
- a CDS encoding cytochrome c, which translates to MNKLNFSLLIIGTILGLAACGSGDTKNPNSANSSDQAPKSMIDDKPAYDPNRGEGKFSAENLTLTDQIDATMADEGFKIQGVKCSACHKLSDEKLVGPGWKGVTVRRKPEWIMNFITNPDAMIDKDPAVQAQLELCLVRMPNQSLTDTDARNLLEFMRRNDATK; encoded by the coding sequence ATGAATAAATTAAATTTTAGTCTTTTAATTATCGGAACCATTTTGGGTCTTGCTGCATGTGGGAGTGGTGATACCAAGAATCCTAATTCTGCGAATTCATCAGATCAAGCACCTAAATCTATGATTGATGATAAACCTGCTTATGATCCTAATCGAGGTGAAGGGAAGTTCTCTGCTGAGAATTTAACTTTAACAGATCAGATTGATGCTACAATGGCTGATGAGGGATTCAAAATACAAGGGGTAAAGTGTAGTGCATGTCATAAATTGTCTGATGAAAAATTGGTTGGTCCTGGATGGAAAGGTGTAACCGTTAGGCGAAAGCCAGAATGGATTATGAATTTCATTACTAACCCTGATGCCATGATAGATAAAGATCCAGCTGTTCAAGCTCAATTAGAATTATGTTTAGTGCGTATGCCCAATCAAAGTTTAACCGATACAGATGCAAGAAACTTATTAGAATTTATGCGTAGAAATGATGCAACTAAATAG
- a CDS encoding sulfite exporter TauE/SafE family protein, which translates to MDEVLLVLITGFTIGVFGSFHCVGMCGPLALSLPIHQLTIFNKSMAIGLYNLGRSFSYASMGIVFGLLGMSFSLFKLQQWLSIGAGSVILLFLIMNYLGSYRVNIFSQLSHQVKSKLSDYLQTDKTPSTYFSIGMVNGFLPCGLVYVAIVTAIATGTILKSSLTMFAFGIGTIPIMALTMIFGKFVSINLRNKLNKMTPYLIMCVAILLILRGLNLGIPFISPLLENDKMNCCHR; encoded by the coding sequence ATGGATGAAGTTCTTTTAGTATTGATCACAGGTTTTACTATTGGGGTATTTGGAAGTTTTCATTGTGTAGGAATGTGTGGGCCTTTGGCTTTGTCATTACCTATTCATCAGTTAACTATATTTAATAAGTCGATGGCCATTGGACTGTATAATTTAGGAAGGTCATTTTCCTATGCTTCGATGGGTATAGTTTTCGGTTTATTAGGTATGAGTTTTTCACTTTTTAAGCTGCAACAATGGTTATCTATTGGGGCAGGTTCTGTTATTTTGTTATTTCTAATAATGAATTATTTAGGTTCATATAGAGTAAATATTTTTAGTCAATTGAGTCATCAAGTCAAATCAAAATTAAGTGACTATTTGCAAACTGACAAAACACCTTCAACTTATTTTTCTATCGGTATGGTTAATGGATTTTTGCCGTGTGGTTTAGTATATGTTGCCATTGTAACAGCCATTGCAACCGGCACTATCTTAAAAAGTAGCCTAACAATGTTTGCCTTTGGCATTGGTACAATTCCTATTATGGCCTTAACAATGATCTTTGGAAAATTTGTTTCCATCAATCTTCGCAATAAATTAAATAAAATGACACCATACCTCATCATGTGTGTTGCTATATTGCTTATATTAAGAGGATTGAACCTTGGAATTCCATTTATTTCTCCATTGTTAGAAAATGATAAAATGAACTGTTGTCATCGATGA
- a CDS encoding FixH family protein, with translation MNWGYKILIVIIAFIVAMMSMVFVAFRQTNDMLDENYYEKEMNYQSLINAAQNLNVVTDSTLINQNDSFVIVNIPKILISNFEQGNISFLRIDDKRKDITIDFKPNEHGSLLIEKFKFIPGTYKARLKWRNLSKDYYREQNLIIE, from the coding sequence ATGAATTGGGGATATAAAATTTTGATCGTAATTATTGCATTTATCGTTGCTATGATGTCTATGGTATTCGTTGCATTTAGACAAACCAATGACATGTTGGATGAGAATTATTATGAGAAGGAAATGAATTATCAATCATTGATTAATGCAGCTCAAAATTTGAATGTAGTTACAGATTCAACTTTAATAAATCAAAACGATAGTTTTGTAATAGTAAACATTCCGAAAATATTAATTTCGAATTTTGAACAAGGAAATATTTCTTTTCTTCGAATCGATGATAAGCGAAAGGACATAACAATTGATTTTAAACCCAATGAACACGGATCGTTATTGATAGAAAAATTTAAGTTTATTCCAGGCACATATAAAGCAAGATTAAAATGGCGCAATTTGTCAAAAGATTATTACAGAGAGCAAAACCTAATCATTGAATAA
- the ccoG gene encoding cytochrome c oxidase accessory protein CcoG, with amino-acid sequence MREEDLLHADSYRDRVSTVTDSGKRNWIYALKPTGKWYNYRKYIAYFYLAIFFIIPFIKINDLPFMMINIPNGKFILFSKIFWPQDFFIFAIAMITFIVFIVLFTVVFGRLFCGWVCPQTVFMEFVFRPIEWLVEGSASQQRKLNEEPWTTHKIIKKSLKHFIFIVISFIISHTFLSYILGVDEIIKIISEPMSEHLVLLTGLVVFALIFYGVFAYLREIVCTTICPYGRLQGVMFDKDTMQIAYDYKRGEPRAKYKKNVIRPEGDCIGCMKCVQVCPTGIDIRDGLQMECVGCTACIDACNEVMDAVHFERGLIRYASENEISTGKKFHFNTRMKAYTVLLVILMIFMSVLVATRKTVDTYISRVKGQLYQEIPPDKLSNLFDVKIINKSNDSFPITLKLENMPGEIKLVGAEQISLKKEALSEYEFFLEIPKHLIVSRSTNIKIGVYKGDEKIQTVKTKFLGPFK; translated from the coding sequence TTGAGAGAAGAGGATTTATTGCATGCTGATTCCTATAGAGATAGAGTAAGTACCGTTACTGATTCAGGTAAGAGGAATTGGATTTATGCTTTGAAACCTACAGGCAAATGGTATAATTATAGAAAGTATATAGCTTATTTTTATTTGGCTATATTTTTCATTATACCATTCATAAAGATAAATGACTTGCCATTCATGATGATTAATATTCCGAACGGTAAATTTATTTTATTTAGTAAAATATTTTGGCCTCAGGATTTTTTCATCTTTGCAATAGCAATGATCACATTTATAGTTTTTATTGTTTTGTTTACCGTAGTGTTTGGGCGATTATTTTGTGGGTGGGTATGTCCACAAACTGTATTTATGGAATTTGTGTTCAGACCAATTGAATGGTTAGTGGAAGGTTCCGCTAGTCAACAAAGAAAGTTGAATGAAGAACCATGGACTACTCATAAAATCATTAAGAAATCGCTCAAACATTTTATATTTATTGTTATTTCGTTCATCATATCACACACTTTTTTATCATATATTCTAGGAGTCGATGAAATAATAAAAATAATTAGTGAACCCATGTCAGAACATTTAGTTTTATTAACTGGCTTGGTCGTGTTTGCCTTAATCTTTTATGGTGTATTCGCCTATCTCAGGGAAATTGTTTGCACAACCATTTGTCCGTATGGCCGATTGCAAGGTGTAATGTTTGACAAAGACACTATGCAAATTGCATATGATTACAAGAGAGGAGAGCCTAGAGCCAAGTACAAAAAAAATGTAATAAGACCAGAAGGCGATTGTATCGGTTGCATGAAATGTGTTCAAGTTTGTCCTACTGGAATTGATATTCGTGATGGATTACAAATGGAATGTGTAGGATGCACAGCATGTATTGATGCATGTAACGAAGTTATGGATGCTGTACATTTTGAGCGAGGTTTAATTCGTTATGCTTCCGAAAATGAAATTAGCACAGGTAAGAAATTTCATTTTAATACACGGATGAAAGCTTATACTGTATTGTTAGTTATATTAATGATATTTATGAGTGTTTTGGTTGCTACTCGTAAAACAGTTGATACATATATCTCTAGAGTTAAGGGTCAGCTTTATCAAGAAATTCCTCCAGATAAACTCAGTAACTTATTTGATGTAAAAATTATCAATAAATCGAATGATTCATTTCCAATTACATTAAAATTGGAAAATATGCCTGGAGAGATTAAATTGGTGGGCGCTGAACAAATATCATTAAAAAAGGAGGCCCTTAGTGAATATGAATTCTTTTTGGAAATACCAAAACATTTGATTGTATCAAGAAGTACCAATATTAAAATTGGGGTTTACAAAGGTGATGAAAAAATCCAAACAGTCAAGACTAAATTTTTAGGGCCTTTTAAATAA
- a CDS encoding c-type cytochrome produces the protein MLKKKIKKIIISVISCLMPFLSIGQGTEVAISNVPLLDDKSLILVLIIVLLLLPLYLTGKMFLMAAKDYMMKMKNISNSNKIINTLLILLVSTQVSFSQAAPAPVNQFNFDWSTWGLFLCIVVEVFLIAYFSWKTTTFLKNSYAQEMEQSAEVKESWFERFWNKINSFRPMEEEAQLDAGHNYDGIRELNNITPPWFTAGFILTIIVAIGYLWRYHVSHSAPLQIEEFKMEMVQAEIEKSKYLSMQANNVDENSVIMLEAPDIAAGKAIFIEKCVACHEAHGGSKPGGVGPNLTDDYWIHGGSIKNIFTTIKYGWPDKGMISWKEQLSANQMAQVASFVKSLKGNNPAGAKEKQGELYVEEQATAAPVAIDTTKINK, from the coding sequence ATGTTAAAGAAAAAAATAAAAAAAATCATAATAAGTGTAATTTCTTGTTTGATGCCCTTTTTGAGTATAGGACAAGGGACTGAAGTCGCTATTTCAAACGTGCCATTACTAGATGATAAAAGTTTGATTTTAGTTTTAATTATAGTCCTATTGTTATTACCGCTATATCTAACGGGTAAAATGTTTTTGATGGCAGCAAAAGATTATATGATGAAAATGAAGAATATTTCGAATTCTAATAAAATCATCAATACACTTTTAATTCTTCTTGTTTCTACTCAAGTTTCATTTAGTCAAGCAGCACCAGCGCCAGTGAATCAATTTAACTTTGATTGGTCAACATGGGGTTTGTTTTTATGCATTGTTGTTGAGGTATTTTTAATAGCTTATTTTTCATGGAAAACGACTACATTTTTAAAAAATAGTTATGCCCAAGAAATGGAGCAGTCTGCTGAAGTTAAAGAAAGTTGGTTTGAGAGATTCTGGAATAAGATTAATAGTTTTAGACCCATGGAAGAGGAGGCTCAGCTTGATGCAGGGCATAATTATGATGGGATACGTGAATTAAATAATATTACCCCACCTTGGTTTACTGCTGGATTTATTTTGACAATTATAGTTGCCATAGGTTATTTGTGGAGATATCATGTCAGTCATTCGGCACCATTACAAATTGAAGAATTTAAAATGGAAATGGTACAAGCAGAAATAGAAAAAAGTAAGTATTTATCGATGCAAGCCAATAATGTAGATGAAAATTCTGTTATCATGCTAGAGGCTCCAGATATTGCTGCTGGTAAGGCGATTTTTATTGAAAAATGTGTTGCTTGTCATGAAGCTCATGGTGGAAGTAAACCTGGAGGTGTTGGCCCCAATCTTACAGATGATTATTGGATTCATGGGGGTTCAATAAAAAACATCTTTACAACCATTAAATATGGATGGCCAGATAAAGGAATGATTTCATGGAAGGAACAGTTGTCTGCAAATCAAATGGCGCAAGTGGCTAGTTTTGTTAAATCATTAAAGGGAAATAATCCTGCAGGCGCGAAGGAGAAACAAGGTGAATTGTATGTAGAAGAACAAGCTACTGCAGCACCTGTTGCAATAGATACAACTAAAATTAATAAGTAA
- a CDS encoding CcoQ/FixQ family Cbb3-type cytochrome c oxidase assembly chaperone: MKFSTYLEKIIGVSIYPVVSLLLFVAFFIIVTYWVYSIDKAEIQRIEKLPLDNH, translated from the coding sequence ATGAAATTCTCAACATATTTGGAAAAAATCATCGGAGTCAGTATTTATCCTGTTGTATCATTACTCCTGTTTGTAGCTTTTTTTATTATAGTTACATATTGGGTTTATAGTATAGATAAAGCTGAGATACAACGTATTGAAAAACTACCATTAGATAATCATTAA